A genomic stretch from Bacillus sp. N1-1 includes:
- a CDS encoding ATP-binding protein, with protein MLEMARPLLVNIAMLFSVLFIWNMVMPFTRASSINLKEKLIYGAISSVMALLCMLFPLEKFGDTVFDLRVVPLILVTLYGGKLPGIICTLTISTGRLWMGGENAWVGVLIAVIGFIIASGFGPYFRKSIRKWKGILFTGGVFILSYIVILILFLDPLQPYFYPIYFAAFMIAYFIIFYLTERLVMINLQLQETVYLEKLSVAGKMAAAIAHEIRNPLTTIKGLLQFISSDTEDVKVKNYAPLMLEEVERTNKIITDYLMLIKPTKDNYEQVDLNKVVKDTTALTEVLASYYNVKIHYEEKDEFLIWGNSQELKQCLINLIKNAIESIEGEGLILVVLQYGTKKGTVDIVIRDNGAGMSEQELEKIGLPFYTTKSKGTGLGTMITNRLIRNVGGKVHYTSAQDVGTTVTVTLPIIKQ; from the coding sequence ATGTTAGAGATGGCAAGACCTTTACTTGTTAATATTGCAATGCTCTTCTCAGTGTTATTTATCTGGAATATGGTCATGCCATTTACGAGAGCAAGCTCAATTAATTTAAAAGAAAAATTAATATACGGAGCAATCAGTTCAGTGATGGCGTTGCTTTGTATGCTTTTCCCACTGGAGAAATTCGGAGATACTGTATTTGATTTACGAGTTGTTCCTCTCATTCTCGTCACTCTCTATGGAGGTAAGCTTCCGGGGATAATTTGTACGCTTACGATTTCTACTGGCCGATTATGGATGGGCGGCGAGAATGCATGGGTGGGTGTATTAATCGCGGTTATTGGGTTTATCATTGCTAGTGGTTTTGGCCCTTATTTCCGTAAGTCTATTCGAAAGTGGAAGGGGATTCTATTTACAGGTGGAGTTTTTATCCTTTCTTATATCGTGATTCTGATTCTATTCTTAGACCCGTTACAGCCTTATTTCTATCCCATTTATTTTGCTGCATTTATGATTGCTTATTTTATTATCTTTTACTTAACAGAGCGGTTAGTTATGATTAACCTTCAGCTTCAAGAAACAGTTTATTTAGAAAAGTTGTCTGTGGCAGGGAAAATGGCAGCGGCGATTGCGCATGAAATTCGAAATCCTTTAACAACGATTAAAGGACTTCTGCAGTTTATTTCAAGTGACACTGAGGATGTTAAAGTGAAAAATTATGCTCCACTCATGCTTGAAGAAGTTGAACGAACCAATAAAATTATTACGGACTACTTGATGCTAATTAAACCAACTAAAGATAATTATGAACAGGTTGATTTGAACAAGGTTGTGAAAGATACAACGGCTCTAACTGAAGTACTTGCCTCTTATTATAATGTGAAAATTCATTACGAAGAAAAAGATGAATTTTTAATATGGGGGAATTCTCAAGAATTAAAACAATGCTTAATCAATTTAATTAAAAATGCGATTGAATCCATAGAAGGCGAAGGCCTTATTCTTGTTGTTTTGCAATATGGGACAAAAAAAGGTACGGTAGATATCGTGATTCGTGACAATGGGGCAGGGATGAGTGAACAAGAACTTGAGAAGATCGGTTTGCCATTTTATACAACAAAATCGAAAGGAACTGGACTCGGTACGATGATTACAAATCGATTAATTCGTAATGTTGGGGGTAAAGTTCACTATACAAGTGCCCAGGACGTGGGAACAACCGTAACCGTCACATTGCCAATTATAAAACAATAG
- a CDS encoding TetR/AcrR family transcriptional regulator has product MTFDRRKSIMEAAEKSFSMFGYKATTMDQVAKIANVGKGTIYNFFKNKEELFNEIVRGMVIELKELAQDSIHREDTFFENLHRALYSVLEHRREHKLAIKLSQEVREIGTPAAMDALNLVEKAILHFLEQEIERGISDGEVKKCDPSLAAFLMFKMYIALIFDWEKTHHSFSKEEIANHLEFYMMSGIKTDEQ; this is encoded by the coding sequence ATGACGTTCGATCGAAGGAAAAGCATAATGGAGGCAGCCGAAAAATCATTCTCAATGTTCGGTTACAAAGCGACAACGATGGATCAAGTTGCTAAAATTGCGAATGTAGGGAAGGGAACAATCTATAATTTCTTTAAAAATAAAGAGGAGCTGTTTAATGAAATTGTACGGGGAATGGTCATTGAACTGAAAGAACTTGCTCAAGATTCAATTCATAGAGAGGATACGTTTTTTGAAAATCTTCATCGTGCGCTTTATAGTGTATTGGAACACCGGCGGGAGCATAAGTTGGCGATAAAGCTCTCTCAAGAAGTACGCGAGATTGGAACCCCTGCAGCTATGGATGCTTTGAACCTTGTAGAAAAGGCGATCCTTCATTTTCTTGAACAAGAGATTGAACGTGGCATTTCAGATGGCGAAGTGAAAAAATGTGACCCATCTCTTGCAGCCTTTCTTATGTTTAAAATGTACATCGCGCTTATTTTTGATTGGGAAAAAACGCATCATTCCTTTAGTAAAGAAGAAATTGCAAATCACCTTGAATTTTATATGATGAGTGGAATTAAGACGGATGAGCAGTAG
- a CDS encoding YhgE/Pip domain-containing protein, which yields MKKSSKQFRSEWASLLKNKKILIPVIAVLFIPVLYSGMFLWAFWDPYENLDQIPVAVVNSDSGADFEGEHLEIGNELVDKLKDEPEFKWDFVDEEEANKGLEDQTYYMKIHIPEDFSEKSTTVLDEHPDKLNLEYVPNESFNFLAGQIGGTAVSEIKSQIAENITENYSELVFDKFSEIADGLSEASDGAGELADGSSELKVGTKQLKDNLASLNEGSIELTNGISSAENGSIDLANGISKVNQGTTDLLNGLKEKQPEVSELADGASRVSNGLGELSNKMGEFKVGQEELLSGVKESRAGTKQLMAGLNQSVSELENSSLPEVDTEGLKQSLTSGVTNATAVSQELQGVMESIQASDQYTDEQKQALIGQLQPIAEKSGSAAKSVGEVASTFANVSDKLSGVSSKMNALLEGQRQLAQGASGLYQGQGKLEDGLSDLGDGINQAEAGIAQLQDGATRVADGNNTVATGWNTMIDNVGTLNSGMNELSSGSQELASGLSELEGGSSELSSGAGQLADGSKELDSGAQRLTDGTTELRDKLGEAAEETSNTNADDETYNMFADPVNVDTEAVSGVPNYGTGFAPYFLSLGLFVGALLMSIVFPLRDPAGTPRTAIGWFMSKYGILLVVGVIQALVSDAVLLYALQIEVQSVPLFLLFSIVSSLAYMTLIQFFVTTLGDPGRFVAIIILILQLTTSAGTFPLELIPEGLQVFNTWLPMTYTVSGLKAVISSGDFAYMWQNVYVLLGFIAIFAIGTILFFFVELKKRKKQGLEPALNE from the coding sequence ATGAAGAAGTCATCAAAACAATTTCGCTCTGAATGGGCGTCATTGCTTAAGAATAAAAAAATCTTAATTCCAGTAATTGCTGTGTTGTTTATACCGGTATTATATAGTGGCATGTTTTTATGGGCGTTCTGGGATCCATACGAAAATTTAGATCAGATTCCAGTCGCTGTTGTTAATAGCGACAGTGGGGCGGATTTTGAAGGAGAGCATCTTGAAATAGGGAATGAGCTTGTCGATAAGTTGAAAGATGAGCCTGAATTCAAGTGGGATTTTGTTGATGAAGAAGAAGCGAATAAAGGTCTTGAAGATCAAACCTACTATATGAAAATCCATATCCCAGAAGATTTTTCTGAGAAATCGACGACCGTGCTTGATGAACATCCTGATAAATTAAACTTAGAATATGTGCCAAATGAGAGTTTTAACTTTTTGGCTGGGCAAATAGGCGGAACGGCCGTTAGTGAAATCAAATCGCAAATTGCTGAGAACATCACCGAGAATTATAGTGAGCTTGTCTTTGATAAGTTTAGCGAAATAGCTGATGGCTTATCGGAAGCATCAGATGGCGCTGGTGAACTAGCTGATGGATCATCTGAGCTAAAAGTTGGTACAAAGCAGTTGAAAGATAACTTAGCATCTCTCAATGAAGGGTCAATTGAGTTAACGAATGGTATTAGTAGTGCAGAAAACGGATCCATTGATCTGGCAAACGGCATTAGCAAGGTAAATCAAGGTACAACCGATTTATTAAATGGTTTAAAAGAAAAACAACCAGAAGTTAGTGAGCTAGCTGATGGAGCTTCAAGAGTAAGTAATGGGCTTGGAGAACTTAGTAATAAAATGGGTGAATTTAAAGTTGGACAAGAAGAACTTCTTTCTGGTGTTAAAGAAAGTCGCGCTGGAACGAAGCAGTTAATGGCTGGCTTAAATCAATCTGTTTCAGAATTAGAAAATAGTTCATTACCAGAAGTTGATACAGAAGGTTTAAAACAGTCACTGACGAGTGGGGTGACGAATGCAACGGCAGTTTCTCAAGAACTGCAAGGTGTGATGGAGTCGATTCAAGCGAGTGATCAATATACGGATGAGCAAAAGCAGGCGTTAATTGGTCAACTTCAGCCGATTGCTGAAAAATCTGGTTCAGCTGCGAAGTCAGTTGGTGAAGTAGCGTCGACATTTGCTAACGTTTCAGATAAACTTTCAGGTGTATCTTCTAAAATGAATGCTTTACTAGAAGGACAGAGACAACTTGCTCAAGGTGCGAGTGGTCTTTATCAAGGACAAGGAAAACTTGAAGATGGACTCAGTGATCTTGGGGATGGTATTAATCAAGCAGAGGCTGGAATTGCTCAGCTTCAAGATGGCGCAACGCGGGTTGCAGATGGTAACAATACTGTAGCAACTGGTTGGAACACCATGATTGATAATGTCGGCACACTTAACTCTGGAATGAATGAACTATCTAGTGGTTCACAAGAGCTTGCGAGTGGGTTATCAGAATTAGAAGGTGGTTCGTCTGAGTTATCATCCGGTGCAGGTCAATTGGCTGATGGATCTAAAGAACTTGACAGTGGAGCGCAGAGATTAACAGATGGTACAACAGAGCTTCGTGATAAACTAGGCGAAGCGGCAGAGGAAACTTCTAATACTAATGCCGATGATGAGACTTATAATATGTTTGCTGATCCAGTTAATGTAGATACAGAAGCTGTTTCAGGCGTACCAAACTACGGAACCGGATTTGCACCTTACTTTCTTTCCCTTGGTCTGTTTGTAGGAGCACTTCTAATGTCCATTGTGTTCCCGCTTCGTGATCCAGCAGGAACGCCACGAACTGCAATCGGATGGTTTATGAGTAAATACGGTATTTTATTAGTGGTTGGAGTGATTCAAGCGCTTGTCTCTGATGCTGTTCTCTTATATGCATTGCAGATTGAAGTACAGAGTGTACCATTATTCTTACTATTCTCTATCGTATCAAGTCTAGCTTATATGACGTTGATTCAGTTCTTTGTTACGACATTAGGAGATCCAGGACGATTTGTGGCAATCATTATCTTGATCTTACAATTAACTACGAGTGCCGGAACGTTCCCACTTGAGTTAATTCCTGAAGGATTACAAGTGTTTAATACGTGGTTGCCAATGACGTATACTGTTTCAG